The sequence below is a genomic window from Sander lucioperca isolate FBNREF2018 chromosome 6, SLUC_FBN_1.2, whole genome shotgun sequence.
TCTGTACACGGGACCCATAGTACTAAAAAATACAGTCTCCTCACAGCTGTATGCTCATTTTGTGACATTAACCGTGGCAGTATCCATCATGCTGGACTCAGATGAGAGGAAAAGAGCTGCCTATTTGGATTTTTCTGCTGATCTGATGAGGCACTTTGTGTCTAGCTGCCCTGCACTCTATGGAAAAACATTTACGGTGTACAATGTGCATGCCCTGTTACACATCCATGAAGATGTCTCTCGTTTCAGGTGCTCTTTAAATGACATATGTTGCTTTCCATATGAGAACTATTTGCAGCAGATCAAAAGATTGGTCAGGACTGGCCAAAATCCATTAGCGCAGGTGTCCAAACGCCTGGTCGAAATTGAACATGCCCAGGGGAATTCCACTGCACAGCCTAAAGCAAAGCCCCAAATGTACATTTCATCAAAAAGAAGAGACAGCTGTTTCCTTCTGGAAGATGAGAGCTTTGCTTTTGTtcaagagaggaggggagatgGTACAGTTGTTTGCGATGTGGtaaaacagagacacactgtCGACCTGTTTGACAAACCATGTCCGTCAAACCTCTTGAACATTGCTTACATAGGGAATGGCCGTAGACTTAGAAGAAAAGAAGTCAAGGAAAAAGACCTTGGTCGAAAAGTAGCCTGCCTTCCTTTCAACAATGGCTCTGTCATGATTCCTCTGCTGCATGGCATTGAACATTCATGATGAAGATTGGCAAGACATTAAGTACGTTGAGTATATACTGGGTATGTAAATGGGTGCATGATTTGCATGAAATGTGTATTGCTCAACTCAAATCTCGAAACAAGCAAAAACTAAATGCACTGTgctttctaaaataaaatataattaaactaaatattgACATCTTAGCAATACTGCAAACTTGTTATTTGTCTCAATAGTACAACAGTAAAGATGTCATATTTACCTGTGCCCTTACTGTCTAACTGGTAGGCCTTGGACAtataccgaaatttaattatcAAACAACCTGCACTgcgtaaaatataaataatatagacTTATCCTTATTAAAGCTTCAAAAGTTCTTTAGTCAAGAGCAgtgagtaaatatatatatacatatatatactcaTACTGTGAAGCTGCTTTGTGGCAATCTTTAttgtgaaaagcgctatataaataaacgtgacttgacttgatatatataatagttcatttatttattatattcatTTTTGTTGCAGGTTATGCTTTTCGTCAGGGCCGTTTGGAATGAAAATGGGAAGGAAATGGAGGGGACCATCCCTGATGCCTGGGTTAATGTAGCTGAGAAAACCCTTCGATGGCCAAAGACGAGGGCAAAATATTGTTTTGACAACCATGTGGCTCCTAAGGAGGACTGGGAAACTTTCCCATTGTTGAAAGTAAAAATTACCTCAGGTAACCTCTTATATTTTGATACAATGGTAAAACAAATTGGAGAAGTTATGTGGACTATACATTGATATAAGCTTTGATGACATGCTTGCTGTCTTTGCAGAAAGTTTCCATGAGTGTGAAGACTACGATCAAACCAGCCATGCTGAACTATGTGAAGAAGATGAAGACGAAGAGGTTGTAGTCAAAAAAaggatgaaaaaaacaaaacagtttgaCGATTTTGTTGAAGGTATGTCCCCATCATTtgtttctattctattctatttatttctattcatttgaatagagaaaacacacaaactcatGTTACAATTGCAACGTgttttaatattaaaaggaTCTGACCTGTCTGAGGCGACTGCTGAGGAGGATGATAAAGAAAAGCGGAAAGGAGGtacagaaatgtttattttggCATTCATTTAATGTGTATTGAAAAGTTGCCTGTGCTCAGTACAAAATCAAGTAAACTGTCTGTTAATTTTGCTATACCCCTTATTTACTAAGATTCCAGTCCAATAATTCCAGTATTTCCCACCCCACCAATCAAGTTAAAGAATGGTGAGTTGTTACTAAGATGACCATGCGCATTTTAACCAGATTCAAATTTTAAGTTAAGTATTTGTATTAAACTATCTGTCTTTGTTGTCAGTGGGCGTCGACAGATCAAATAGTGGTgagtagagctgtcaatcttcccaTTTAATACTATTcaaatttcatttttcttttaatattcaaatatttaatgctcaaatgaaGCCTGTACTTCACTATTATGCATTATCAacactgtaatgaaacattagaataatttgaaacaaacataattggctgtctaatgataatgataacataagcattttggcttgGTGGATGACAATTTTAAACTTAATGTTAAATCTATTACCCATCCTTCCGAAtcccagccgcagcctgtcactaaCATTACATGATACATAACATTAGCTCAGTAAACTAAAAACCTCACATTGCCTTATGTTTCGCACTCTCGCTAACTTGAATTTACTTGAATTGGTTTTATGCACAGTTGAACTACTTCCTGAGCTTCAGCCAGCTCTTTTGTTTCCTGTCTGACATTATAGGACAAACTGATTAATCCAGGTGTGTCTGATTAGTGTTGCTGTGACTACATAGGCCAAGCACACCTGGATTCATCAGTTTGTCCAATAATGGCAAACAGGAAACAAAGGAGCAGGCTGAAGTTCAGGAAGTAGTGTCTGTGCATAAAGCCAATTGTTCATCAAATATCGAGCATTTTGTGATTTTAGTAatcaaataatatttttttttactattcaaattatattttaatttaacaatTCGTTCCAaagtttaatttttatttttagaatacCAAATCAACATGCAAGTAATCACTACTGTGATCAcacgatattaggaaaatatctaattgcaattAATTTTACTGATATTGCAACTGTGATATGATTTATGATATttgagggaatgatcatttttgtatcattatgctcattgtaaaatatatatatataaaattaaatattaaaaatatttctttttttgagaggatctgtaccaaacaaagatttttttttagactgtAGGATACTATTTGTAGGCAAGGATGTCTCTGCAGAACCACAATACCTTTATTTTAGAATGtatgacacatattttgcctttaacaaattttgccattttaattaaaatgtgattaattgtgcTGCCCTACTACTTCTATCATCTACTTCTTCCTATCATGACTGACTGACATTTTCGATTTGGTTTGTTTAGGTTCACCCAGGTCTGCGGGCCGTGACAGGTCAACTGGTCGTGAGTATAACGTTTCATTGCTGAATATTGCAGGCTGGTCATTTGGACTGTTGATAAAGAATCACTAATGTTTGTTTCTGCTCTGCATTGCTTAGGTACAGCCAGGTCTGCAGGCCGTGACAGGTCAACTAGTCGTGAGtttaacttttcatttttagatTATCAAATTAGTATGCAGGTAACTAACAATGTTGATCATGACTGACTGATGTTTCTGTTCTGCATTGCTTAGGTTCACCCAGGTCTGCGGGCCGTGACAGGTCAACTAGTCGTGAGTATAGCCTTTCATTGTTGAATATTGCAGGCTGGTCACTTGGACTGTTGATCATGACTGACTGATGTTTCTGCTCTGCATTGCTTAGGTTCACCCAGGTCTGCAGGCCGTGACAGGACAACTAGTCGTgagtttaacttttaatttccaGATTATCAAATCAGCAGGCAGCCGGTAACTAACACTTGATAATGACTGACTGATGTTTCTGTTCTGCATTGCGTAGGTACAGCCAGGTCTGTGGGCCGTGACAGGACAACTAGTCGTGAGTATAGCCTTTCATTGCTGAATATTGCAGGCAGGTCACTAGGACTAATGATAATGAATGACTGATGTTTCTGCTCTGCATTGCTTAGGCACACCCAGGTCTTTGGACCGCGACAGGTCAACTAGTGgtgagttaaacttttcatttttaaattttcaaatcAGCATGCAGGTTACTAATTGGTCATGACAAACTGATGTTTCAGTTTTGGGTTCCACAGATtcgtccaggtccaggtccaggtctgTGGGCCGGGACAGTTCAATTAGTTGTAAGTATAGCCAGGCACAGTAGTGTTTTATTGAATATTAAATTAGCATAGGTAATTAGCACTATTGATAATGGCTACATTTGGGTTGCACAGGTTCATCCAGGTCTGTGGGCTGGGACAATTCAAGCAGTCGTGAGTATTGCCAGTTACATTTGGCTTGTCTTATTGAATATCAAATTAGCATGAATAATACTATTCATACTGGATAACTAATGTTGGTAGTTTGGGTTTCTCAGGTGTACACAGGTCCCAGGCTGTGGAAGGTAGGTCCATAgatcaacatgacatcatgactttgcataaacatacacgccactttcatgccaagtggcgtgttatctatacgcattttgagctatccgcgtggtAAGATGTTATTCCGCATGTCAGTCTACGCCGTTAAATGTCACAGTGAGTCCGCGTGTATGTCAAAGCCATTAAAGTTCAGCGTGAAACGGAACAAAATGAATATCTATATCTGGGGagtgatattttttttccctaaGATGGTATGAAAAGATTAATAAATGTTCTTAACCCAAGTgacggttaggtttagggaCGGGGTTGGGGTAGgtcatatatatttatagtcATTTAACGTTAAGTCAATGGACaacaaacggcgttgataaacacgcaaaaaagtgattatGCGTGTTAATAGCACGCCACAAATGGAAATACGAATtgccgtgtcatacatacgctatttcatgagatcagtctgcatagATGGTGAATGTCATTGGTTGTATCACTCAATGAGGCACATTGTACAAGTGTTCTAAATATATTGATCgcttcacacactttttttctttcctgctTAGGTCTTTCACATGAAATGTCCAGTTATAATAGGGATGTGCCAACCACATTCCCCCTGTCAGAAGCGAGTAAGTACAAGAATATTTTCATGTAACACCCAGACTAATTACTTATGTATTAACATTACATACTCTTTGTAACTGGTGAATCAGACTTCAGGTTTTCATCTTAATGCTTTGGCATTTATGACAACCATCTCTTAATAAAATTGTTATTTAATACAACTGATTTGTCAAATACAGGGTTAAAGTTTACCTGTTAAATAGTGTTATGTAACAAATTGAATAGTTATTCATTTTTCTGGGATTTCTAGAGAGCACACTTTTACTGAAATGCCTTGCTGTTACCAGAGAACCATGATTATagtgagtaatttttttttttcttaatttctcaTTATTGCCAGAATTCCAAAAAATAGTGCTGACAAAGCTGGTGACTCTCACTGATGAGGTCAAACAACTCCAGAGGAGCATGCCTAAatctagcattgagatcataAAGATTAACACCTTGGAAGAGTTCGAGAGGGAGGAGGCTTCTCTTCTGGataaaaacaaatttgaaaCCTTGGTAAGAATTTTTCAACCTCTAATGAGCTTACAATTCTATTGATTATCCTTAACAAACGTATTCGTGATAGTTATCCCGAGTTGGTGGCAATCACGTGAGCTTTCACGCTAAACACAAAAACCAGAGCTTTGAATGTAAAATGATAGAGAACAGCCATTTGGAATCCATTCCTCTCAACATAAACACTtattgaaagagagagagagagtgtgtgtgtgatagtgtATGTAATATTAATGCAAATTGTAACTTCACTAA
It includes:
- the LOC118495302 gene encoding uncharacterized protein LOC118495302 isoform X1 produces the protein MLFVRAVWNENGKEMEGTIPDAWVNVAEKTLRWPKTRAKYCFDNHVAPKEDWETFPLLKVKITSESFHECEDYDQTSHAELCEEDEDEEDLTCLRRLLRRMIKKSGKEWASTDQIVVHPGLRAVTGQLVVQPGLQAVTGQLVVHPGLRAVTGQLVVHPGLQAVTGQLVVQPGLWAVTGQLVAHPGLWTATGQLVFWVPQIRPGPGPGLWAGTVQLVVHPGLWAGTIQAVVYTGPRLWKVFHMKCPVIIGMCQPHSPCQKRNSKK
- the LOC118495302 gene encoding uncharacterized protein LOC118495302 isoform X3, which gives rise to MLFVRAVWNENGKEMEGTIPDAWVNVAEKTLRWPKTRAKYCFDNHVAPKEDWETFPLLKVKITSESFHECEDYDQTSHAELCEEDEDEEDLTCLRRLLRRMIKKSGKEWASTDQIVVHPGLRAVTGQLVVQPGLQAVTGQLVVHPGLRAVTGQLVVHPGLQAVTGQLVAHPGLWTATGQLVFWVPQIRPGPGPGLWAGTVQLVVHPGLWAGTIQAVVYTGPRLWKVFHMKCPVIIGMCQPHSPCQKRNSKK
- the LOC118495302 gene encoding uncharacterized protein LOC118495302 isoform X2, translating into MLFVRAVWNENGKEMEGTIPDAWVNVAEKTLRWPKTRAKYCFDNHVAPKEDWETFPLLKVKITSESFHECEDYDQTSHAELCEEDEDEEDLTCLRRLLRRMIKKSGKEWASTDQIVVHPGLRAVTGQLVVQPGLQAVTGQLVVHPGLRAVTGQLVVHPGLQAVTGQLVVQPGLWAVTGQLVAHPGLWTATGQLVIRPGPGPGLWAGTVQLVVHPGLWAGTIQAVVYTGPRLWKVFHMKCPVIIGMCQPHSPCQKRNSKK
- the LOC118495302 gene encoding uncharacterized protein LOC118495302 isoform X6, which produces MLFVRAVWNENGKEMEGTIPDAWVNVAEKTLRWPKTRAKYCFDNHVAPKEDWETFPLLKVKITSESFHECEDYDQTSHAELCEEDEDEEDLTCLRRLLRRMIKKSGKEWASTDQIVVHPGLRAVTGQLVVQPGLQAVTGQLVVHPGLRAVTGQLVVHPGLQAVTGQLVVQPGLWAVTGQLVAHPGLWTATGQLVVHPGLWAGTIQAVVYTGPRLWKVFHMKCPVIIGMCQPHSPCQKRNSKK
- the LOC118495302 gene encoding uncharacterized protein LOC118495302 isoform X4; the protein is MLFVRAVWNENGKEMEGTIPDAWVNVAEKTLRWPKTRAKYCFDNHVAPKEDWETFPLLKVKITSESFHECEDYDQTSHAELCEEDEDEEDLTCLRRLLRRMIKKSGKEWASTDQIVVHPGLRAVTGQLVVHPGLRAVTGQLVVHPGLQAVTGQLVVQPGLWAVTGQLVAHPGLWTATGQLVFWVPQIRPGPGPGLWAGTVQLVVHPGLWAGTIQAVVYTGPRLWKVFHMKCPVIIGMCQPHSPCQKRNSKK
- the LOC118495302 gene encoding uncharacterized protein LOC118495302 isoform X5, whose protein sequence is MLFVRAVWNENGKEMEGTIPDAWVNVAEKTLRWPKTRAKYCFDNHVAPKEDWETFPLLKVKITSESFHECEDYDQTSHAELCEEDEDEEDLTCLRRLLRRMIKKSGKEWASTDQIVVHPGLRAVTGQLVVQPGLQAVTGQLVVHPGLRAVTGQLVVHPGLQAVTGQLVAHPGLWTATGQLVIRPGPGPGLWAGTVQLVVHPGLWAGTIQAVVYTGPRLWKVFHMKCPVIIGMCQPHSPCQKRNSKK